From the genome of Myxococcaceae bacterium JPH2, one region includes:
- a CDS encoding TetR family transcriptional regulator, whose amino-acid sequence MTARRSPQISSRKKPKQARSADLVATILEAAAQVLAKEGAQGFTTAQVAERAGVSIGSLYQYFPNKAAILYRLQSDEWRQTTRLLSDILADVQRPPMERLRVLVHAFLRSECEEATMRGALDEAAPRYQEAPESQEVRATLDDAVEAFLCEVLPVSSEPTRALTGDLLTTTLSTVGKRFSESPRTPEELSAYADAMADMFCSYLQGLSRA is encoded by the coding sequence ATGACCGCTCGCCGAAGCCCGCAGATTTCCTCGCGAAAGAAGCCCAAACAGGCCCGCTCGGCGGACCTCGTCGCCACGATTCTGGAGGCCGCGGCTCAGGTTTTGGCGAAAGAGGGAGCGCAAGGCTTCACCACGGCGCAGGTGGCCGAGCGCGCCGGGGTCAGCATTGGCTCGCTGTATCAGTATTTCCCAAACAAGGCGGCCATCCTCTATCGCCTCCAGAGTGATGAGTGGCGTCAGACGACTCGTCTGTTGAGTGACATCCTCGCGGACGTCCAGCGACCGCCCATGGAACGGTTGCGCGTCCTGGTCCATGCGTTCCTGCGCTCGGAATGTGAAGAGGCCACCATGCGCGGCGCGCTCGATGAAGCGGCCCCGCGCTACCAGGAGGCACCTGAGTCGCAGGAGGTGAGGGCCACCCTGGATGACGCGGTCGAGGCCTTCCTGTGCGAAGTGCTCCCGGTTTCTTCCGAGCCGACGCGCGCGCTGACGGGAGACCTGCTCACGACGACGCTCAGCACCGTGGGGAAGCGATTCTCGGAGAGCCCTCGGACTCCCGAGGAACTCTCCGCCTATGCGGACGCCATGGCCGACATGTTCTGCTCCTACCTGCAAGGCTTGTCTCGCGCGTGA
- a CDS encoding SRPBCC family protein, protein MQREKYVPGRAAGAKVQKTGDTWTLVLVRDLRHPPAKVWEALTEPEHLSEWAPFDANRSMAAVGPVMLTAVGAPTPQVSETTVKRAEAPRLLEFTWGGGDLRWELEPHASGTRLTLWHNINRGFITWGAAGWHICFDVLEHFLAGEAIGRIVGGEAMKFDGWQRLIGEYAEQFGVQAPGSSSNTSKR, encoded by the coding sequence ATGCAGCGCGAGAAGTACGTGCCTGGGCGCGCGGCTGGCGCCAAGGTCCAGAAGACGGGTGACACGTGGACGCTGGTCCTCGTTCGTGACCTCCGTCACCCCCCGGCGAAGGTCTGGGAGGCGCTGACCGAGCCCGAGCACCTGTCCGAGTGGGCGCCGTTCGATGCGAACCGGAGCATGGCGGCGGTGGGGCCGGTGATGCTCACGGCCGTTGGGGCGCCGACCCCGCAGGTCTCGGAGACGACGGTGAAGCGGGCCGAGGCGCCGCGGCTCCTCGAGTTCACCTGGGGAGGCGGAGACCTCCGCTGGGAGCTGGAGCCGCACGCCAGCGGTACGCGCCTGACGCTCTGGCACAACATCAACCGCGGCTTCATCACCTGGGGCGCGGCGGGCTGGCACATCTGCTTCGACGTGCTGGAGCACTTCCTCGCGGGCGAGGCGATTGGACGCATCGTCGGAGGCGAGGCGATGAAGTTCGACGGCTGGCAGCGGCTGATTGGCGAGTACGCGGAGCAGTTCGGCGTGCAGGCCCCTGGTTCTTCCTCCAACACTTCAAAGCGCTGA
- a CDS encoding DUF1801 domain-containing protein → MELDVTKNKPLPPAAVSALIDEKVQELGGWRAKVFARVRELIHEADPEVVEELKWMGTPVWSHDGILCTGETYKSVVKLTFLKGAALSDPAGVFNSGLEGNARRVIDIHEGDTLNEKAFKDLIRAAVVHNLMGKSEPKPKRPARKRTP, encoded by the coding sequence ATGGAGTTGGATGTGACCAAGAACAAGCCCCTCCCGCCGGCCGCCGTGTCCGCCCTGATTGATGAGAAGGTTCAGGAGCTCGGAGGGTGGCGCGCCAAGGTCTTCGCGCGGGTGCGCGAGCTCATCCACGAGGCGGACCCCGAGGTCGTCGAGGAGCTGAAGTGGATGGGAACGCCGGTCTGGTCCCACGACGGCATTCTCTGCACGGGCGAGACGTACAAGAGCGTCGTCAAGCTGACCTTCCTCAAGGGCGCGGCGTTGAGCGACCCCGCCGGGGTGTTCAACTCCGGCCTCGAGGGAAACGCTCGGCGGGTCATCGATATCCACGAGGGTGACACGCTCAACGAGAAGGCTTTCAAGGACCTCATCCGCGCGGCGGTGGTCCACAACCTCATGGGCAAGAGCGAGCCGAAGCCGAAGCGACCGGCGCGCAAGCGGACCCCGTAG
- a CDS encoding RNA polymerase sigma factor: MTDSTPPLPQAIASSWHRFLDVYEPLRPELYRYCRHLTRTPWDAEDLVQDAMARAFATLGCIIDSPPNPRAWLFRVASNLWIDQQRRRRESPGAVSEFSEAPEPRAPREAMGTLLSQLSPQERAAVVLKDAFDLSLEETAEALSTTVGAIKAALHRGRGKLVQAPEPSEGPPMTARRLDAFCEAFNARDIDRLAAMLLETATVEVVGASTGYGREVGRQRVLPGMLFGSKLLAELSALCGVELRYRHGAHPTLPRGEVRLHRGEPILLSWYAHDDGEAVRAVTRLVFDESGLVSHLRNYFYTPEILTEVCRELDVPFRINGYFSMKSCGPTARCELPDEVT; encoded by the coding sequence ATGACCGACTCCACCCCGCCGCTGCCTCAGGCGATCGCCAGCTCCTGGCACCGCTTCCTGGACGTCTATGAGCCCTTGCGTCCCGAGCTGTACCGGTACTGCCGCCACCTCACGCGGACGCCGTGGGACGCGGAGGACCTGGTCCAGGACGCCATGGCGCGCGCGTTCGCCACCTTGGGGTGCATCATCGATTCGCCGCCCAACCCGCGCGCCTGGTTGTTCCGCGTCGCCTCGAACCTGTGGATCGATCAGCAGCGACGCAGGCGCGAGTCTCCGGGCGCCGTGTCCGAGTTCTCCGAGGCGCCGGAGCCACGCGCTCCCCGCGAGGCCATGGGGACATTGCTCTCCCAGCTGTCACCGCAGGAGCGCGCGGCCGTGGTGCTCAAGGACGCCTTCGACCTGAGCCTGGAGGAGACCGCGGAGGCCCTGTCCACCACGGTGGGCGCCATCAAGGCGGCGCTCCATCGCGGGCGCGGCAAGCTCGTCCAAGCGCCCGAGCCGAGCGAGGGCCCCCCGATGACGGCCCGTCGGCTCGATGCCTTCTGCGAGGCTTTCAATGCGCGAGACATCGACCGGCTCGCCGCCATGCTCCTGGAGACCGCCACCGTCGAGGTCGTCGGCGCCTCCACGGGATACGGCCGCGAGGTCGGCCGGCAACGCGTGCTCCCGGGCATGCTGTTCGGCAGCAAGCTGCTCGCGGAGCTCTCGGCCCTGTGCGGCGTCGAGCTGCGCTACCGGCACGGCGCCCACCCCACCCTCCCGCGCGGCGAGGTCCGCCTCCATCGCGGCGAGCCCATCCTGCTCTCCTGGTACGCCCACGACGACGGCGAGGCGGTGCGCGCCGTCACGCGCCTCGTGTTCGACGAGAGCGGGCTCGTGTCACACCTGCGCAACTACTTCTACACCCCGGAGATCCTCACCGAGGTGTGCCGCGAGCTGGACGTGCCGTTCCGCATCAATGGCTACTTCAGCATGAAGTCCTGCGGGCCCACCGCACGCTGCGAGCTGCCGGACGAGGTGACGTGA
- a CDS encoding alkene reductase — translation MPNTTQLLSPFRLGRLELKNRMVMAPMTRARALVDGNVPNPLAASYYVQRASAGLLVTEGTQVSPQGVGYIRTPGMHTAAQVAGWRRVTDAVHAAGGVIFAQLWHVGRVSHPDFHGGQLPVAPSAIGYEGEAFTFEGKKRVVVPRALETEELPGVVAQFRHAAENALAAGFDGVELHGSNGYLLDQFLRDGSNQRTDAYGGSIENRARFPLEVTRAVVDVWGAERVGYRLAPQSFPYAGVSDSTPAETFTHMARELGRLGLGYLHVTEMVSGKDAPSPEQRISPLMRKAFHGAYIVNGGYDAQAGEAALARDEADLVAYGVPFLANPDLPARFRDAAPLNTPDAATFFTGEEKGYTDYAALR, via the coding sequence ATGCCAAACACCACGCAGCTCTTGTCTCCGTTTCGCCTCGGTCGCCTCGAATTGAAGAACCGGATGGTGATGGCGCCCATGACGCGGGCCCGGGCGCTCGTCGACGGCAATGTGCCCAATCCCCTCGCGGCCTCGTACTACGTGCAGCGCGCCTCCGCGGGGCTCCTCGTCACCGAGGGCACCCAGGTCAGCCCGCAGGGCGTGGGGTACATCCGAACGCCCGGCATGCACACGGCCGCCCAGGTGGCGGGCTGGAGGCGCGTCACCGATGCCGTCCATGCGGCGGGCGGCGTCATCTTCGCGCAGCTCTGGCACGTCGGGCGTGTCTCGCATCCCGACTTCCATGGTGGGCAGTTGCCCGTGGCTCCCTCCGCGATTGGCTATGAAGGGGAGGCCTTCACGTTCGAAGGCAAGAAGCGCGTCGTGGTGCCGCGCGCGCTCGAGACGGAGGAGCTGCCCGGCGTGGTCGCGCAGTTCCGGCACGCGGCCGAGAACGCGCTGGCGGCGGGCTTCGATGGCGTCGAGCTGCATGGCAGCAATGGCTACCTGTTGGATCAATTCCTCCGCGACGGCTCCAACCAGCGCACGGATGCGTACGGCGGCAGCATCGAGAACCGGGCTCGCTTCCCGCTGGAGGTGACGCGCGCGGTGGTGGATGTCTGGGGGGCGGAGCGCGTGGGGTACCGGCTCGCGCCGCAGTCCTTCCCCTACGCGGGTGTATCGGATTCCACGCCCGCCGAGACGTTCACCCATATGGCGCGGGAGCTGGGCCGATTGGGACTCGGATATTTGCACGTGACGGAGATGGTCTCGGGCAAGGATGCCCCGAGCCCAGAGCAGCGCATCTCTCCGTTGATGCGCAAGGCCTTCCACGGCGCATACATCGTCAATGGCGGCTACGACGCCCAGGCCGGCGAGGCCGCGCTCGCGCGCGATGAGGCGGACCTCGTGGCGTATGGCGTGCCGTTCCTCGCCAATCCAGACCTGCCCGCGCGCTTCCGGGATGCAGCGCCGCTCAACACGCCGGATGCCGCCACGTTCTTCACGGGCGAGGAGAAAGGCTACACGGACTACGCGGCGCTGCGCTGA
- a CDS encoding HAMP domain-containing histidine kinase, with protein MGLLTKGILWLARTGGTDESCDLVGVSRERVALYGRHLTHEDVTVILQVQDAVIVPLPASVARVMMGNLIKNALAYTRQGRIVIHIASEGWSISDTGVGFGQVEPERAGFGIGLSLVERLARRFHWSLSIQSLAPHGTQVRLRWPS; from the coding sequence ATGGGCCTGTTGACGAAGGGCATCCTCTGGCTTGCCCGCACAGGTGGCACGGACGAGTCGTGCGACCTGGTGGGAGTCTCCCGGGAGCGGGTCGCGCTGTATGGCAGACACCTCACGCATGAGGACGTGACGGTCATCCTCCAGGTGCAGGACGCGGTCATCGTGCCACTGCCGGCGTCCGTCGCTCGCGTGATGATGGGCAACCTCATCAAGAACGCGCTCGCCTATACCCGCCAGGGGCGCATCGTCATCCACATCGCATCCGAGGGCTGGAGCATTTCCGATACAGGCGTGGGCTTCGGTCAAGTCGAGCCCGAACGCGCCGGCTTCGGCATCGGATTGTCGCTCGTGGAACGGCTGGCGCGCCGCTTCCACTGGAGCCTGTCCATTCAGTCGCTCGCGCCCCATGGGACGCAGGTGCGCCTCCGCTGGCCGTCGTGA
- a CDS encoding type 1 glutamine amidotransferase domain-containing protein has protein sequence MGAMTTMKVLLIVTSHSQFGSTGERTGFWLEELAAPYEQFAQAGAQVDIASPQGGAAPVDPRSEKEPTEATRAFRADAQATKKLAHTLTLSEVKDTYDAYFVVGGHGVMWDLSKHAPLHTLLSTGYARGAVVAAVCHGPAALVGVKGPDGKPLVAGKRVAAFSNAEEKAAKFDAIVPFPLETRLRELGAKYESGPLWQSFVVRDARLVTGQNPASSAETAREVLKVLREK, from the coding sequence ATGGGTGCCATGACCACCATGAAGGTTCTGTTGATCGTCACCAGCCATTCGCAGTTCGGAAGCACCGGCGAGCGCACGGGCTTCTGGCTCGAGGAACTGGCCGCGCCGTACGAGCAGTTCGCGCAGGCGGGAGCGCAAGTGGACATCGCGTCGCCGCAGGGAGGCGCGGCCCCGGTGGATCCGCGCAGCGAGAAGGAGCCCACGGAGGCGACGCGGGCCTTCCGAGCCGACGCGCAGGCGACGAAGAAGCTGGCCCACACGCTCACGCTCTCGGAGGTGAAGGACACCTACGACGCGTACTTCGTGGTGGGCGGGCACGGCGTGATGTGGGACCTGTCGAAGCATGCGCCGCTGCACACGCTGCTCTCCACGGGCTACGCCCGGGGCGCGGTGGTGGCGGCGGTCTGCCACGGGCCGGCGGCGCTGGTGGGCGTGAAGGGCCCGGATGGTAAGCCGTTGGTAGCGGGCAAGCGCGTGGCGGCCTTCAGCAACGCGGAGGAGAAGGCCGCGAAGTTCGACGCCATCGTCCCGTTCCCGCTGGAGACCCGGCTGCGCGAGCTGGGCGCGAAGTACGAGTCGGGTCCCTTGTGGCAGAGCTTCGTGGTGCGAGACGCCCGACTCGTCACGGGACAGAACCCCGCCTCCTCCGCCGAGACGGCGCGGGAGGTCCTCAAGGTCCTGCGCGAGAAGTAG
- a CDS encoding AraC family transcriptional regulator encodes MSPSPKEFAGSPNPLDAQGADVLADVLDSMRLSTVLYGRFELRAPWGIQFCANPVAHMVLVARGTARLEVEGVKEAITLSAGDLALLPHGGGHTIRDAEGSPLHLLGKGECQPVRGVGAIQLGGDGARTTLVAGSFRVGATPRPLLFERLPRLVHIAADDPTVAPSLASTAQLLIAESAAATPGATVIMSRLADILLVQALRVHIASGQCGENGLCALADPHISKALALIHEQPATPWTVESLASGVALSRSGFAARFTELVGMPPLEYLARWRMTQAAQLLRETELPLSELAETIGYQSEASFNRAFKRWEGSTPGVYRREHRRGGGETRSAPLIAEA; translated from the coding sequence ATGTCACCCAGTCCAAAAGAATTTGCAGGGAGTCCAAACCCGCTGGACGCGCAGGGCGCGGATGTCCTCGCGGACGTGCTGGACTCGATGCGCCTGTCGACGGTCCTGTATGGCCGGTTCGAGCTGCGCGCGCCCTGGGGCATCCAGTTCTGCGCGAACCCCGTCGCCCACATGGTCCTGGTCGCGCGAGGGACCGCCCGGCTGGAAGTCGAGGGTGTCAAGGAGGCAATCACCCTCTCGGCCGGCGACCTCGCCCTGCTCCCTCACGGCGGCGGGCACACGATTCGCGATGCCGAAGGCAGCCCTCTGCACCTGCTGGGAAAGGGAGAGTGCCAACCCGTCCGGGGCGTGGGGGCCATCCAACTCGGCGGAGACGGCGCGCGCACCACGCTGGTCGCGGGCTCGTTCCGAGTCGGAGCCACGCCTCGGCCGCTGCTGTTCGAGCGACTGCCTCGGCTCGTCCACATCGCCGCGGATGACCCCACCGTGGCGCCCTCCCTCGCATCGACCGCGCAACTGCTCATCGCCGAGAGCGCCGCGGCCACGCCGGGGGCGACCGTCATCATGAGCCGGCTCGCGGACATCCTGCTCGTGCAAGCCCTGCGGGTGCACATCGCCTCGGGGCAGTGCGGAGAGAATGGGCTGTGCGCGCTCGCGGATCCGCACATCTCCAAGGCGCTCGCGCTCATCCACGAGCAGCCGGCCACGCCCTGGACCGTCGAGAGCCTCGCCTCGGGGGTCGCGCTCTCTCGCTCTGGCTTCGCCGCCCGCTTCACCGAGCTCGTGGGGATGCCGCCGTTGGAGTACCTCGCGCGCTGGCGAATGACCCAGGCCGCCCAGCTCCTTCGTGAGACCGAGCTTCCGCTGAGCGAACTCGCGGAGACCATCGGCTATCAGAGCGAGGCGTCGTTCAATCGCGCCTTCAAGCGGTGGGAAGGAAGCACGCCCGGGGTCTACCGCCGCGAGCATCGCCGCGGCGGCGGCGAGACGCGCTCCGCCCCCTTGATAGCGGAGGCGTGA
- a CDS encoding alpha/beta fold hydrolase, producing the protein MKPNLAAPLFSALLLALVTTGCASAEGHVRTSPGAYAQVHGLNMYYEVHGPASGRPLVLLHGGGSTIDTSFGRLIPMLAQDHRIIAVEQQAHGHTADVDRPLSFEQMADDTAALLQQLHVQDADILGFSTGGVIAMQLALRHRPLVHSLILASTFFKHDGCYSYMWEGFPTATVDVMPQALRDAYLRVSPQGEAGLLSQFHKTVAMMMSFKDLDEGALRAISAPVLVLSADGDVIRPEHAVEMLRVFPHAQLALFPGAIHGGYMRAAESGDNKAGSRVPELTAAMIHEFLNEAK; encoded by the coding sequence ATGAAACCGAACCTCGCGGCACCGCTGTTCTCCGCCCTCCTCCTCGCCCTGGTGACGACGGGCTGCGCCTCCGCCGAAGGACACGTCCGCACGTCCCCCGGGGCCTATGCGCAGGTCCATGGGCTCAACATGTACTACGAGGTCCATGGCCCCGCGTCCGGCCGGCCGTTGGTGCTCCTGCACGGCGGCGGCTCGACCATCGACACGTCCTTTGGACGGCTGATTCCCATGCTGGCCCAGGACCATCGGATCATCGCCGTCGAGCAGCAAGCCCACGGCCACACGGCGGACGTGGACCGCCCGCTGTCGTTCGAGCAGATGGCCGACGACACGGCGGCCCTGCTCCAGCAGCTCCACGTCCAGGACGCGGACATCCTGGGCTTCAGCACGGGCGGGGTCATCGCCATGCAGCTCGCGCTGCGACACCGTCCGTTGGTGCACTCGCTCATCCTCGCGTCGACGTTCTTCAAGCATGACGGGTGCTATTCGTACATGTGGGAAGGCTTCCCGACCGCCACCGTCGACGTCATGCCCCAGGCCCTGCGCGACGCGTACCTCCGTGTCTCGCCCCAGGGCGAGGCGGGACTCCTGTCGCAGTTCCACAAGACGGTCGCGATGATGATGTCGTTCAAGGACCTGGATGAGGGCGCGCTCCGGGCCATCTCCGCCCCCGTCCTGGTGCTCTCGGCGGACGGGGACGTGATTCGCCCCGAGCACGCCGTCGAGATGCTGCGTGTCTTCCCCCATGCCCAGCTCGCGCTCTTCCCGGGCGCGATCCACGGCGGGTACATGAGGGCGGCCGAGAGCGGGGACAACAAGGCCGGGAGCCGCGTGCCCGAGCTGACCGCGGCCATGATCCACGAGTTCCTGAACGAGGCGAAGTAG
- a CDS encoding alpha/beta hydrolase: protein MFRTLLAVVLLLLVAPAPASAQSKPKGARVNVNGMQMYYEVSGKGDPLVVLHGAYMNIPQMGAIISKLAKTHQVYALEFQGHGRTTDIDRPLTFPNLADDVAAFISAVGLQQADVFGYSMGAIAALQLAIRHPEKVNKLAVASAAYDIEGTQPEFRAFLSQMKVEMFLEMPIAKEYRKLAANPEGFPELVRKMIALEREPMAWGEQVKAMKTPVLIITGDADISTLEHSVAMLRLLGGGGAGDMGKPLPSSRLAVLPATSHAAIIAQPDLLLAFIEPFLKGTAPKGMLAEQ from the coding sequence ATGTTCCGCACGCTTCTCGCCGTCGTGCTGTTGCTGCTCGTCGCTCCGGCCCCGGCCAGCGCCCAATCCAAACCCAAGGGCGCGCGCGTCAACGTGAACGGCATGCAGATGTACTACGAGGTCTCCGGCAAGGGTGACCCGCTGGTCGTCCTGCACGGCGCCTATATGAACATCCCGCAGATGGGCGCCATCATCTCCAAGCTCGCCAAGACACATCAGGTCTACGCGCTCGAGTTCCAGGGACATGGCCGCACCACGGACATCGACCGGCCCCTCACCTTTCCCAACCTGGCGGACGACGTGGCGGCCTTCATCAGCGCGGTGGGGCTTCAGCAGGCAGACGTGTTCGGATACTCGATGGGAGCCATCGCGGCGTTGCAGCTCGCCATTCGCCACCCGGAGAAGGTGAACAAGCTGGCCGTCGCGTCAGCCGCCTACGACATCGAGGGCACGCAGCCCGAGTTCAGGGCTTTCCTCTCGCAGATGAAGGTGGAGATGTTCCTGGAGATGCCCATCGCGAAGGAATATCGAAAGCTCGCGGCCAACCCGGAGGGCTTCCCGGAGCTGGTCCGAAAGATGATTGCCCTCGAGAGAGAGCCCATGGCGTGGGGCGAGCAAGTCAAGGCGATGAAGACCCCGGTGCTCATCATCACGGGCGACGCGGACATCTCGACCCTGGAGCACTCCGTGGCGATGCTCCGGCTCCTGGGGGGTGGTGGCGCGGGAGACATGGGCAAGCCCCTGCCTTCCTCGCGCCTCGCCGTGCTTCCGGCCACGTCGCACGCCGCCATCATCGCGCAGCCCGACCTGCTGCTTGCCTTCATCGAGCCCTTCCTGAAGGGCACCGCGCCGAAGGGGATGCTCGCGGAGCAGTAG
- a CDS encoding O-methyltransferase yields the protein MTTLTTSPVAPLLHRLFTEADAASPMANPSLAALSPEERLRLMRSKTEYLHLYGNLKDYALPVSRETGHLLYMLARSTRARTIVEFGTSFGISTLHLAAALRDNGGGQLITSEFEPSKVARARANLEAAGLGDLVEIREGDALRTLSVDLPASIDLLLLDGAKALYPDILARVEKQLRSGALIVADNADDSPEYLARVRSSTAGYLSIPFAEDVELSMRLG from the coding sequence ATGACCACGCTGACCACTTCCCCTGTCGCCCCCTTGCTTCATCGCCTGTTCACGGAGGCCGACGCGGCCTCGCCCATGGCGAATCCCTCGCTTGCCGCCCTCTCCCCCGAGGAGCGGCTGCGCCTGATGCGCAGCAAGACCGAGTACCTCCATCTGTATGGGAATCTGAAGGACTACGCGCTCCCCGTCTCGCGGGAGACGGGCCACCTGCTCTACATGCTGGCGCGCAGCACACGCGCCCGGACCATCGTCGAGTTCGGGACTTCGTTTGGAATCTCGACGCTGCACCTCGCCGCGGCGCTGCGAGACAACGGCGGCGGCCAGCTCATCACCAGCGAGTTCGAGCCCTCCAAGGTGGCTCGGGCGCGCGCGAACCTCGAGGCCGCGGGCCTCGGTGACCTGGTGGAGATTCGCGAGGGAGACGCGCTGCGAACGCTGAGCGTCGACCTGCCAGCGAGCATCGACCTGCTCCTGCTCGATGGCGCCAAGGCGCTCTACCCCGACATCCTGGCCCGAGTGGAGAAGCAGCTCCGGTCGGGCGCGCTCATCGTCGCGGACAACGCCGACGACAGCCCCGAGTACCTGGCGCGCGTGCGCTCCTCCACCGCGGGCTACCTGTCCATTCCCTTCGCGGAAGACGTCGAGCTGTCCATGCGACTCGGGTGA
- a CDS encoding DoxX family protein: MDSTLQNPALVAAKTSSKAMTALYWSVTVLFCLQMGFTAYAQLTLPQVSEAFTHLGFPNYFRLELSWAKLVGVVVMLAPVPARLKEWVYAGFAFNLVSAVLAHVAVGDGVSAWGWAAATGVLWALSYFAWRRLQAASSRA, encoded by the coding sequence ATGGACTCGACCCTTCAGAACCCGGCCCTCGTCGCCGCGAAGACCTCCTCCAAGGCCATGACCGCGCTCTACTGGAGCGTCACCGTCCTCTTCTGCTTGCAGATGGGCTTCACCGCCTACGCGCAGTTGACGCTGCCGCAGGTGTCGGAGGCGTTCACCCACCTCGGCTTTCCCAACTACTTCCGGCTGGAGCTGTCGTGGGCCAAGTTGGTGGGCGTGGTGGTGATGCTCGCCCCCGTGCCGGCGCGGCTCAAGGAGTGGGTGTACGCGGGCTTCGCCTTCAACCTCGTCTCCGCGGTCCTCGCGCACGTCGCGGTGGGGGATGGCGTGTCGGCGTGGGGCTGGGCGGCGGCCACCGGCGTGCTCTGGGCGCTGTCGTACTTCGCGTGGCGTCGCCTGCAGGCCGCGTCCTCGCGGGCCTGA
- a CDS encoding LysR family transcriptional regulator, whose protein sequence is MLGNREALWTLWEVSRAGTQAAAASRLGITASAVGQQLKALEQQVGVALFERVGRRARLTPAGTALVARLGEHLPFLDAALEEASEAQRTVRGEVSLGGPWPFFRHWLRPRLPALLAKHPELRLEVRFDVPSRVARRLLDGELDLGIVGLLPEAPGLEVRPVAQERFVAVASPAYLKRWGTPRSARDFGMHRFIAFDADLAMLAPWWHASLGPKEPLPTQVVCRIANLDEMLALTEAGVGMTVLPDYLVGPALREGRIVALTPEVSRRSPRRPWGTLWVAWRRTAAPTARFLAVRDWLLDGWGAATPNTRP, encoded by the coding sequence ATGCTTGGCAATCGCGAGGCCCTCTGGACGCTGTGGGAAGTGAGCCGGGCGGGCACCCAGGCGGCCGCCGCCTCCCGACTGGGCATCACCGCCTCCGCCGTGGGGCAGCAGCTCAAGGCGCTGGAGCAGCAAGTGGGCGTGGCCCTGTTCGAGCGCGTGGGACGCCGCGCGCGCCTCACGCCCGCGGGCACCGCGCTCGTCGCCCGACTGGGCGAGCACCTGCCCTTCCTGGACGCCGCCCTGGAGGAAGCCTCCGAGGCCCAGCGCACGGTCCGCGGCGAGGTGTCGCTCGGCGGGCCCTGGCCGTTCTTCCGTCACTGGCTGAGGCCTCGGCTGCCGGCACTGCTCGCGAAACATCCGGAGCTGCGGCTCGAGGTCCGCTTCGACGTCCCGAGCCGCGTGGCCCGTCGCCTGCTGGACGGCGAGCTGGACCTGGGCATCGTCGGGCTCCTTCCCGAAGCCCCTGGGCTGGAGGTCCGCCCCGTGGCGCAGGAGCGCTTCGTCGCGGTGGCCTCGCCCGCCTACTTGAAGCGCTGGGGGACCCCGCGAAGCGCGCGGGACTTTGGAATGCACCGCTTCATCGCGTTCGACGCGGACCTCGCGATGCTCGCGCCCTGGTGGCATGCCTCCCTCGGACCCAAGGAACCGCTGCCCACCCAGGTGGTCTGCCGAATCGCCAACCTCGACGAGATGCTGGCGCTGACCGAGGCCGGCGTGGGCATGACGGTGCTGCCCGACTATCTCGTGGGCCCCGCGCTGCGCGAGGGCCGCATCGTGGCCCTCACGCCCGAGGTGAGCCGGCGCTCCCCGCGTCGCCCCTGGGGCACCCTCTGGGTGGCCTGGCGCCGCACCGCTGCCCCCACGGCGCGCTTCCTCGCCGTGCGCGATTGGCTCCTGGATGGCTGGGGCGCCGCGACACCGAACACCCGTCCGTGA
- a CDS encoding helix-turn-helix transcriptional regulator — translation MDSSFAIIAEPNRRAILSLLAASEHSVGELETQLRMPQTSVSKHLRVLREAGFVESRVEAQRRVYRIRPEPLMEVDAWLAPFRRFWNDHLDALERHLDRMGQTPTKGKNR, via the coding sequence ATGGATTCCTCATTCGCGATCATCGCGGAGCCGAACCGCCGGGCCATCCTCAGTCTGCTGGCCGCGTCGGAGCACTCTGTCGGTGAACTCGAGACGCAGCTCCGGATGCCTCAGACCTCGGTGTCGAAGCACCTGCGGGTGCTGCGAGAGGCGGGCTTCGTGGAGTCCCGAGTGGAGGCGCAGCGGCGCGTCTACCGGATCCGCCCTGAGCCGCTGATGGAGGTCGATGCCTGGCTCGCCCCCTTCCGGCGGTTCTGGAACGACCACCTCGATGCACTCGAGCGCCACCTGGACCGGATGGGGCAGACCCCTACGAAAGGAAAGAACCGATGA